The genomic stretch ACTACTTCTGAGATGTCCCTCCTTTCGTTCTTGCCACACTTGTCACCCGGCCGGTGCCCCCTCCCAAGTAGCCAGTCACCAGTGGGTTGAGCACCACGCTCCAAGCCCCCGTGATGAGCCCCAGTTTCCGCCAGCAGCCTCCTATGTCGGGGCGCAGGAAGCCAGCCACGTTGGAGGCATTGTAAGGTCCTAAGCAGAACAGCAGCGTGAGCAGAGCCCCGccggccacccaggctgcccttagcTTCCGTCTGTGGCTCAGGCCTGAGCGGGCCAGTGCCCGGAGGCAGCCCACGTAGCAGAAGGCCGTGATGGTCAGGGGCAGgaagaagagcaggagagagagggtgaggcGAGCGGGGCCCGCTGAGGCAGGGTCCCAGGCCTCCAGGCAGACTGGAGAGCCGTTGACCGGCGTGTTGATGCCCAGGGAGCTGGTGGTGTTGTCCACCCAGCCTCCCGGAGCCTCCAGCCCGAAGACCAACCCCAGGTGACAGAGGACCAGGGCCCATATGGCCGCACACACGGCCCAGGAGTAGCGCGGCCTGCGGGCCGCTTGGTAGCCCAAGGGGAAGGCGGCCCCCAGGTAGCGGCCGACGCTCAGGGCAGCCAGGAAGCCCCCGCCGGCGTAGAGGGGCGCGAAGTGGGCCAGGGCAAAGGCGGGGCAGAGCGGGGCGGGCAGAGGCCAGGCGCCCAGGGCCAGCGCCTCCACCGCCTTCAGGGGCAGGGAGGCCGCCAGCAGGAGGTCAGAGAAGCCCAGGTGGAGGGCGTAGACGAGGCTGGGGGTGAGGCGGAGCCGGGCGTGGGACACGGCGCCCCCGATGGCCAGGATGTTGAGCGGGAAGCCCAGCGCGAAGGCGGCCACATAGAGGGCGAAGAAGAGCTGCGGGGGCAGGTCCATGGGGCCAGGGCTGAGCTCCCCTCGCTCCCCACCCTGGGATGGGcccgggcagggtgggggggcagggcaggggctcccGGGGTCACGGACCGCCCCGGGCGCTAGAAGCCATCTAGCACGACACCAACTATCTCAACGAGGGAGGCCCCCAGGGAGCAGACGAGCCTGGGCGCCAAGTGAGGTCTCTAGCTCGGGCCTCTGCTTCCTGTCCTCTGTATCCTCGTATCCTCGTATCCTCGTATCCTCGCTTAAAGCACAAAGGAAGCGAGCAGGTCCCGTTCGAGGAAAGGCCGCCTGGTTTCTGAGActggggagagaaggggcagaaagtCAGGACAGAGTCAGGCCCCCGGCAGGGAcagggggcacctgcatggcagCCGGTGGGGGGCTGGTGGCGACTCCTAGCTGAGGGGGGATGTCAGGATTGGGGTAAGGTGGGTAAAGGGCAGGCGAAGGGGGGCGGCGCGGGGTTGAGCCCAAAGGCAGGCCAGGCCCCATCAGGGCCACCGGGAATGACCTTAGCCAACCTCAGGGGGCGCCCCGGGCAGGTaagctggggggcctgggggatAATCGCAGGAGAGAGGAGCCACAAGAAGAGGGACTCACCTCTGGGCGCTGCCAGATGTCTCTGAGGCTCAGGAGTCCCCCTCGCTGGGCTGAGGGAGGGCGTCCAGGATGGGCAGTGAGCCggaagggagaggagggcggggaggcagggCCATTAGCCCGAGGCTGCAGCAGCCTGGGTGAGCAGCTAATGGGGCATCTCGCGCAGGAGCCGAGGCCGGGGTACGGGTCCAAACGGATGATGCAAACAcagggcgggggctggggagcaATGAGGGGTAGCGTGAGGCGTGTGTAGCTAGTCCCTTAAAGGagcagggtggtggggggggcgTCCAGGCTACGGCTtgatcccaccccaccccagcctgttCAGCCCTGCTCTGGGTGCTGTCTTCTCTCCTCCCGGCCTTACGGGCTCACTCAGACACCACAAACTTTGGTGGCCCACCCCACGGCAATTCGGTGACTGGAATGTGGGACAATGAAGTAATCATTTCAGGGtgtctcctctgccctccccggaCCCCCACAGATGGTGGGCACATTTTGGGAGGAGAGGGCTCCGGTGTTCCCTGTCCTTTCCCCTCTGGCTCGATGACAGTAGTTTCTGACCCTTCCTTCTGGTGCCGGCAGGAGTGGCGCAAAGGACAGATGAGGGA from Canis lupus dingo isolate Sandy chromosome 1, ASM325472v2, whole genome shotgun sequence encodes the following:
- the FFAR1 gene encoding free fatty acid receptor 1: MDLPPQLFFALYVAAFALGFPLNILAIGGAVSHARLRLTPSLVYALHLGFSDLLLAASLPLKAVEALALGAWPLPAPLCPAFALAHFAPLYAGGGFLAALSVGRYLGAAFPLGYQAARRPRYSWAVCAAIWALVLCHLGLVFGLEAPGGWVDNTTSSLGINTPVNGSPVCLEAWDPASAGPARLTLSLLLFFLPLTITAFCYVGCLRALARSGLSHRRKLRAAWVAGGALLTLLFCLGPYNASNVAGFLRPDIGGCWRKLGLITGAWSVVLNPLVTGYLGGGTGRVTSVARTKGGTSQK